A region from the Acidaminococcales bacterium genome encodes:
- the pseF gene encoding pseudaminic acid cytidylyltransferase produces the protein MKTVAIVTARGGSKRIPRKNIKDFLGQPIIAYPIKAALNSGLFDQVMVSTNDAEIADVALKYGADVPFMRSERTSDDYATTFDVLYEVMTEYAKRGSHFGRLCCLYPTAPFVTPGALRACMEKFIESGADCLTPVVKFSFPPQRAFVLDEAGHLVYKWPEYKNSRSQDLQPFYHDAGQFYFHKSEYILAKEPFPTIVPFVLEELLVQDIDNMEDWALAEMKYRLLRENRPEFFDQ, from the coding sequence ATGAAGACGGTTGCCATTGTCACCGCGCGCGGCGGCAGCAAACGCATACCGCGGAAAAACATCAAGGATTTTTTGGGGCAGCCGATCATCGCCTATCCCATTAAGGCCGCTTTAAACAGCGGCTTGTTTGACCAAGTGATGGTGTCCACGAACGATGCGGAAATTGCTGATGTGGCGCTAAAATACGGCGCGGACGTGCCTTTTATGCGCAGCGAGAGAACTTCCGACGACTACGCGACGACGTTTGACGTGTTATACGAAGTGATGACAGAGTATGCCAAGCGCGGGTCGCATTTTGGCCGGCTGTGCTGCCTGTATCCGACCGCGCCTTTTGTTACGCCCGGCGCTTTGCGCGCTTGCATGGAAAAATTTATAGAAAGCGGGGCCGACTGCCTTACGCCGGTGGTCAAGTTCTCTTTCCCGCCGCAGCGCGCTTTTGTTTTGGACGAGGCGGGCCATCTTGTTTATAAATGGCCGGAGTACAAGAACAGCCGTTCACAGGATTTGCAGCCGTTTTACCATGATGCCGGGCAATTTTATTTTCATAAGTCGGAATATATTTTAGCGAAAGAACCCTTTCCCACGATCGTGCCTTTTGTGCTTGAAGAGCTGTTGGTACAGGACATAGACAATATGGAGGATTGGGCGCTGGCGGAAATGAAGTACCGGCTTTTGCGGGAAAACAGGCCGGAATTTTTTGACCAATAA
- the pseG gene encoding UDP-2,4-diacetamido-2,4,6-trideoxy-beta-L-altropyranose hydrolase, translated as MKQSIVFRTDSSPLIGGGHLMRCIALAETLKKEAAITFICRDLPGNVASLAENRGFGLKLLPFHGENPALTGYEKWLAVPSDTDAAETQQALREKADCLIVDHYSLGLEWERKLRPYAGKIIVIDDLADKPHDCDILANQSFEPGLAQKYGGLTPAGCRQFLGPEYAVLREEFYLARQNLRRRTGKLRNALIFFGGGDYSGETGKVLLAMEGAPGFTADVVVGGGNERKDEIGELCARLPWAKFHCQIDYMAALANEADLAIGAGGLATVERCFLGLPSLIVSTADNQETGVKMFAALGFAEYLGKSADVAATTWREAILRYKREPERLLRMSQAALKSARTIGSGAHFLKEAILRA; from the coding sequence ATGAAACAAAGTATAGTTTTTAGGACTGATTCTTCGCCGCTGATCGGCGGCGGGCATCTGATGCGCTGCATAGCGCTGGCGGAAACGCTGAAAAAAGAGGCGGCGATAACCTTTATCTGCCGCGACCTGCCGGGCAATGTCGCGTCTTTGGCCGAAAACAGGGGGTTTGGCTTGAAGCTTTTGCCTTTTCATGGCGAAAACCCGGCGCTGACGGGATATGAAAAATGGCTGGCCGTGCCCTCGGATACGGACGCTGCGGAAACACAACAAGCCCTGAGGGAAAAAGCGGACTGCCTTATAGTCGATCATTACTCCCTTGGCCTGGAATGGGAAAGAAAATTGCGCCCCTATGCCGGGAAAATCATAGTCATCGACGATTTGGCGGACAAGCCGCATGACTGCGACATTCTGGCCAACCAAAGTTTCGAGCCGGGGCTGGCGCAAAAATACGGCGGCCTTACGCCCGCCGGCTGCCGGCAGTTCCTTGGGCCGGAGTACGCGGTTTTGCGGGAAGAATTTTATCTTGCCAGGCAAAACCTTCGCCGCCGCACGGGAAAATTGCGCAACGCGCTCATATTTTTCGGCGGCGGCGACTATAGCGGCGAGACAGGAAAAGTCCTGCTGGCCATGGAAGGCGCGCCGGGCTTTACGGCTGATGTAGTAGTCGGCGGCGGCAACGAAAGAAAAGACGAGATTGGAGAGCTTTGCGCGAGGCTGCCGTGGGCGAAGTTTCATTGCCAAATAGATTACATGGCCGCTTTGGCGAACGAAGCCGACCTGGCCATAGGCGCTGGCGGGCTGGCTACCGTGGAACGCTGTTTCTTGGGGTTGCCGTCCTTGATAGTTTCGACTGCGGACAACCAGGAAACCGGAGTTAAAATGTTCGCTGCTTTGGGCTTTGCGGAGTATCTTGGCAAAAGCGCCGACGTTGCGGCGACAACCTGGCGGGAAGCCATCCTGCGCTACAAGCGCGAGCCCGAGCGCCTTCTGCGCATGAGCCAAGCCGCCTTAAAGTCAGCCCGCACTATAGGGTCGGGCGCCCACTTTCTCAAAGAAGCTATTTTGCGCGCCTAA